Part of the Bos indicus isolate NIAB-ARS_2022 breed Sahiwal x Tharparkar chromosome 6, NIAB-ARS_B.indTharparkar_mat_pri_1.0, whole genome shotgun sequence genome is shown below.
ctttatcactgagccacctgggaagcaagccATTTGAAGTGACTACtcaattataaaatatagttGACCAGAGACTTCAGTATTTTAATAGTGGAACCTCTAGTATTAGAAGGTAATCACAAGAGAATTTAAGCTTAATAACCAtgtactgtgtgctgtgcttagttgttcagttgtatccgactcttttcgaccctgtgcactgtagcccgccaggctcctctgtccatgggattctccaggcaggaatactggagtgggttgccattcccttctccaggagatcttcccgacccagggatccaacccaagtctcctgcattgcaggtggattctctaccatctgagccaccaaggaagcccaagaacactggaatgggtagcctatccttcgccaggggatcttctccgagcaggaatggaactggggtctcctgcacttcaggcagattcttgaccagctgagccaccagggaagtccctaataatCATAACAAATGCTAATATTTTAGCAACTCAAAGCTAAAAGTCATACTAattactaacatttattgataGCAACTATGTCTAAGCGTTGTTCCTACTTTGCACAAATTGTCATTTGTTCCTCACACTGATCCAAATAGATGGGCGCTACTATCATcgctgttttacagataaggaaatgcaGACAGATATTAATAACTCACCCAGAAGCATAATAAGAAATGGAATAGGAATTCAAACCTGGGAAGCTTTATAGACTGAAACCTACAACAGTGTATCGACTCCTGATAAACCTTACCAAAAAATGATGGATACAGGGCAAGAGCACAATATCTGCCAAAGTGAAGTATAGGCCTTCTGCAAACACGTGATCCAGAGGTGGCAGGTCAGAGGCTTTTGCTTTTCTGACGTAAGAAGGCTCTCTGTTGGCAGAAGCAGGTTCCTTGTGTATTGTGAGCTTTGAGAATGCCACTTTCAGTTCCAGGCTTGCAGATGAAGAGTCCCCCTCTTCAGATGTTTCCTGCCTATGACCCTTGCTCTTCGTTTTTTCCTTAGCAAGGGAAGGTCCAACCCCAGCAGCCTTCTGTTGCTTTAGCTTCTGCCGCCGGAGTTTGTCATCATTATGCACTCTAACGGGTTCACTAAGCTTTTTCTCAAGCTCTAGTATTGCAGCAGGAATGGTCGGAGGTTGATCAAAAGATTCTTTGAGAAAATTCTCAACAGCTAAAGGGACAGTAAGTTCACATAGCCTGGTCCATTGACTAacctacaaaacaaaacaagaaatgaaacGATTCTTTACTTTCAACTGAACTTGAAGAAAAATAACTTCATATTGGAAAACAAGACTGGTTTAGAGAATTAAAGTCTTGAGCTAAACCATTCCTGGGCTAGACTTTATGCTCTACCAAGAGACATTATCATAGCACTTCAGAAGTGATAACATTAAACAATGTAGGTTTAGCACTCCTGTATCTGGAAATATATGCTATTCTCTTATATCCTCTTACTGAGTAAATCCTCACGTCCCAAAGCCTCTAAAGTATACTCTCCCTAAAAAAGCTGGGTTTCTGAAACATTGCTATTTGAGCTCCTTTAATCctcaacataattaaaataaaaggttaaaaaaaatcttttcctaaaaataatgtctctaaaTCTCATAAATTAAagctttacttcttattttctaataCTGCACTGAAATACTGGTACACATGAAAGGCTACTGTAACTCTTTTATTggttactgtttgtttttttttttttttcagtaaattaaactttattttccaaCAGAGAgttaaatgaatattcaagtgAATGTGTTATCACTTATGGCCTTCCCCTGTGGTTCAGAAgacaaagagtctgcctgcaatgattaCTTATGGctttaaataacagaaaagaggCATTCTACTTACTTCAGCACAAGCTTTCAAGCAAGTCTTCTTAAAACCCAGAAGttccaaaatttccttctttgagGGGTCTGCTTCATATGACTTCTGGATTATGTGTCTCAGAACAACAGCAAGTCCTGCTCTACAGAAATTGTCTGGTCTTTCTACTACTGCAGGTAAACAGCAACTCTGGACTATTGGTGGAAGCTCTTGCCTTGAAATAATCTGTATTTCAACACCCTCAGATGGTACATTTTTAAGTAGTGAAATACCTGTGCTTTCTCCAGGGAGGACTAAGAAAACTTTAAAGACTGTGCAGTCACAGTatgataacaaaaataaagttacagaTGTATGAAGAGGAAAGATGCACCCTTCTTTTTGGTGAGAAAAGTCCAAGTACAGATATTCTTCTGTAAGGCTTTTCTTAatgcctttcattttcttctttcattgggTTACCTGAAGCATAAATTGAAGTGGTTTTAGGTCTTAGGATATAGTCGTTGCAAAGCTAACATAAAAGATGAacactttaaaactttttctagAAATCAGCAAGGATTTGCGATTGATATGATTCTACAAAAATTTGTTCCTGGCATGAATAAATGGCTTCCAAAAGAATGAGGCCCACATTGTGCAATTAACTAGTCTTAAGAGGATTTTAGAACTTCCcaagtgctgctagtggtaaagaacccacctgacaatgcaggagacgtaaaagtTGCGTGTTcgctccctgagttgggaagatgccctggaggaggaaatggctacccgctccaatattcttgtctgggaaatcccatggacagaggagcctggtgggccagagtccttggggttgcacagagttgaacatgactgaagtaacctagcatgcatgcacgcaaggGGATTTTATACACAGCTCCTTTAAAATGAGCATACCTCAGGTGCTTTGCAATATAGCCCTCCCAGTCAAGTACTTGTCGGTCTCACTACAGGTGAGAATAAAAGATGAACAGAATAGGACACAAGAAATAATCAAGAATACCTAGCATTTATCACTATTGCAACATATTATATATCTATTCTTGTCTTCCTCCAATAGCATGTTCCACGAGATTATAAATTTCATTGTATTCACTGTAATATCTAAAACAAGGTctgacattatatatatatatatatatatgtataatcaaaAAGCACTGAGTGAATGCATAGATGAATAGAcatgttcattattttaaagatgaaaacataCACAATCTTGTGGTCAAATTATTGACGGGTGTTTTCAAGTCATAATCCTTAAGACTTTGGTCAGTTATGACTTTTTGCTTGAATTCTACAATTTCTGGGTCTAAAATTCCCCGTGTTCAAATCCATAAATCAAAATTCCCAAACTGACACTAGATGGCACCCTTTAAAAGCATTAGCCACATACTAACTggtatattaaagaaaaaatattttaaattaaaaaaaattattttaaaagcctttaaaaagTATACATGCAACTCTTtaagtatatttgaaatattagtGTACCCCAAATTTTAGGGTATTAAAATCAACTAAATTTTCTTTACATTGTAAgttccttagttttttttttgtaattaaaagcaaaacaatcaAGTACTCATTAATCTTGGTCCTCAACTTTATTAAAGAGCTAATAATTCATTATAACAAAGATATAGTTAGTAAAGATATACACAGTAACATTACTGTCTTGGAAAACTTCTTGGTAATGCAAACAATCACTagtgtttatatttcttttattaaaacgTAACAGACCTGCACCATGGCTTGTTACTTAAGATTATCTAGgagaaaattatttcatgtaatttaaaaGCAACAACTTTTTAGCCGAAGGAAACTATTTTCTTCCTGAGCTAACTTAATtaccttttggatttttttcttttctcttcatctagagctgattttaaaagaaagcattaaaGGGCATTTGTTAAAGCTCACAGGCAAAAGAAACCAACCTTTTGTAGAAAATTGATAGTCTCTTTGGAgatagtgggttgctatttctatACCTAAACTACATAGATATAGTTTGCCCCTCTATATATTTTGCTGATTAATTTACCAATCTTCTTAACTCCTTTTGTTGACACTATAAAGaagattacttttttaaatagcaaataaCAGTTTTATTGTGCATATATGTACCGTTTGTCATATCctaccttcctttttaaaattttttttaaactttttgttttgttttgaggtaTAGCTGATCAACAAAATTGTGACAAAGAGTTTCAggggaacagtgaagggactcagccatactaTAAAGAAGGTCCCTAAGTGCCTTCCTAAGGAgcagattggaaagaaaacataaTCAATTCCCTCATGGAATTAGCAGAAACCAGTCCTGTCAACActtaaaaaagacacacaaaacgGAAGACTAAAAACAACATCATGCTATTTTACAGCTTTTGATTCAGGATAtgctgaaatattaatattaaaaaattagagtACATATATATTGCCACTTCCTGaggctgtgaacttccagatgttcaacctgattttagaaaaggcagaggaaccacagatcaaattgccaacatccgttggatcatcgaaaaagcaagagagttccagaaaaacgtctatttctgctttactgactatgccaaagcctctgactgtatggctcacaatgaactgtggaaaattctgaaagagatgggaataccagaccacctgacctgcctcttgagaaacctatatgcaggtcaggaagcaacagttagaactggacatggaacaacagactggttccaaataggaaaaggagtacatcaaggctgtatattttcaccctgcttatttaacttatatacagaatacatcatcagaaacgctgggctggaggaagcataaactggaatcaagattactgggagaaataccaataacctcagatatgcagatgacaccacccttatggcagaaagtgaagaagaactaaagagcctcttgatgaaagtgaaagaggagagtgaaaaagttggcttaaagctcaacattcagaaaactaagatcatggtatccggttccatcacttcatggcaagtagatggggaaacaatggaaacagtgacagactttatttttttgggctccaaaatcgctgcagatggcgactgcagccatgaaattaaaagacgcttactccttggaaggaaagttatggccaacctgctgctgctgctgctaagtcgcttcagtcatgcccgactctgtgcgaccccacagatggaagcccacaaggctcccctgtccctgggattctccaggcaagaacactggagtgggttgagtactggagtgggatgaccaacctagacagcatattaaaaagcagagacattagtttgtcaacaaaggtccgtctagtcaaggatatggtttttccagtagtcatgtacggatgtgagagttggattataaagaaagttgagcaccgaaggattggtgcttttgaactgtgagcttggagaagactcttgagagtcctttgggctgctaggggatccaactagtccatcctaaaggagatcagtcctgggtgttcattggaaggactattgaagctcaaactccaatactttggccagctgattggaagagctgagtcatttgaaaagaccctgatgctgggaaagagtgaagacgggaggagaagtggacaacagaggatgagatggttggatggcatcattgactcaatggacatgagtttggggtaaactccgggagttggtgatggacagggaggcctagtgtgttgcagtccatggggttgcaaagagtcgcacatgactgagcaactgaactgaactgaggcacgtAAGTCCCAGAATTAACTTTTACACatttcataaacttttttttttgctgtgagcacttaataaatgctaaATGTCAACAAAAGAGAATAGCAATAATCTGTCCCTGGAGATAACTAATAATTAATGAGATGCCTAAGAGAAAATGCAAAGTACTGTTGACTCaacataattaactttttaaaatataaatattggtATTTCCCCCCCCTTGATGACTAAAAATATTACTTAATGATCTTGGGGTTTAAAAAACCAATCACTCTCCCTGGGCAATTTCTCCACATTAAATTTTactataatttctaaaataagtatTAGCAAACCTGTAAAATTTTGATATCTGTTTTTGGCATGTACCATGTCTAATTTTTCAAGAAAGTAGAACACATTTTTTGTTTAAAGTTTGCAATACAGTAAAATAAacctattttcttcttcatttctaccCAGAGAATTCCTCATCTTATCAGTTTTATGTCATGAGCTTTTAAAAGGTAGGTACTGTAGAATCATCCTTGGGGTCTCCAAGGCATGGAGCTGGGGTACAGATCTTGTTACTCCAGATTACATTTCTGCCTAGCACGGAAGTGCTGTCATCTGCTCTTTCTCAGCTTTGACAGGTGCCACACTGCACTTAGAGGGAGCGAGAAAGCGGAAGATAAAACCACAGGCTTGAGATGCCTGAACAGAGCTGAGGGAGTGTGCATCTCCTCCCTTGCTTGGGAATGTTGCAGAGGGAATAAAAAcaggttgtggtttagtcactaagtcatgtccaactcttttgcgaacgcatggacagtagcccgttgggctcctctgtccacaaaatttcccaggcaatactggagtgggttgccattcccttctcccggggatcgtcccaacccagggactgaacccaggcctcctgcattgacaggagcaatctttaccactgagtcacctgggaagcacaaaaacaggtaaaaagtaaatatttaagccTTGGTTTCATTAATTGGcaattttcaaagatatttttaaacaaatgtagTCATAGGTTTAATATTTCaggaatttaacatttttattcatttatcataaTCAATGTATCATGGTGCTGATAAAGTGAAACATTTCATACATGAAAGGGGAAATGCGTTTTatagtgattttcttatttgaagcCATTTTATTATCAATAGTTTACTCGgtgcatatgtatataaagaaagaaaaaaacactgtaAATATTGAACATAAGCATACTTCTCTGGAAgctagaaaaaaagtttaaaatttctgTGCTCGAAATTCAAGTCTGGATCTATGGCAACTACACataacagataaatagataagttACATAtcccatgtgtgtgtgcatgctaagttgcttcagtcatgtccaactctttgccaccctatggattatagcccaccaggttcccttgttcatgggattctccaggcaaggatattagagtgggctgccataccctcctctggggatcttcccaacctagggatcgaacctgcctatcttatgtctcttgcattggcaggtggttctttaccactaatgtccTGGAAAGCCCTATTTATTACATAATAAAGTCCAAAAGTACATAACTGCAACAAAAATATTAACCAATTGACTgtattttttaagtaagaaattaTTACTGTGGCTGGTTTTTGATAagagcttaataaatgttaaaggaACAAAGAACGCAATTCTAAATAATATTATGTACATTTTATTGCCTACCAAATATGTGCTTAATAAGCACCTGGAATTTTATGCATTACTTCAGCCCTCATAATCCTTAAAGTACATTTTACTTCCACTACATGAATAAGAACTGTACTTCAATCCAAAAGCATTATTTGAATCTATAAAGGGATCTTATGGGAAAACATTAAGGAATGAGTATTTTTCTAACATAAATAGCACTACTTTATAAACTTCATAAGTAGAACCATATTGCAATTTTATCACAGCCACAATTTCACCACAGTGAAAATCATCAGAAACTATGTTATTCTTAGCAaatttctcaggtggctcagaagtaaagaatccacctgcccgtcCAGGTGCCGCAGGAAAtgcgggttccatctctgggtctggaagaacccctagagaaggaaatggtaagctacttcagtattcttgcctgggacgagtcatggacagtggagcctggcgggctacagtccatggggtcacaaagagtcagagacactgagtgactgagcatgtacactcTTGATAAAAACCTCCATGCTAAAGACAGAGTATCTGACAATTCTCAGCACTGGATTAAGTTTTTTGATCATTCCTTCTTAAGTTTTATTGGATCCTCCTCAGACCTCTTAGTGACCTGTAGCTTAGCACCTTGCCCTATTCTCAACTTAAACTCACACCTTTGATTACCGGCTTTCACACTTTTGATCATGCCATACAATAAGAAATAAACGTTATAATGAAGGTCATTATACacagaataaaactgaaacaaaaga
Proteins encoded:
- the GSTCD gene encoding glutathione S-transferase C-terminal domain-containing protein isoform X3 — its product is MKGIKKSLTEEYLYLDFSHQKEGCIFPLHTSVTLFLLSYCDCTVFKVFLVLPGESTGISLLKNVPSEGVEIQIISRQELPPIVQSCCLPAVVERPDNFCRAGLAVVLRHIIQKSYEADPSKKEILELLGFKKTCLKACAEVSQWTRLCELTVPLAVENFLKESFDQPPTIPAAILELEKKLSEPVRVHNDDKLRRQKLKQQKAAGVGPSLAKEKTKSKGHRQETSEEGDSSSASLELKVAFSKLTIHKEPASANREPSYVRKAKASDLPPLDHVFAEGLYFTLADIVLLPCIHHFLVIICRKLSGKLVEFPLVAAWYQRIQEVPRVQTAASQCGIQFISLPELQTTSSQQPPNLDEAPSAEEQNDPSFIGGPRPTMTKLMEKGIEVMFSPHPCPTWTLDWDTLPAAVSPKEGKMSSDRALRKQQQLNNLVYMVTNQAKPGDRIVDFCSGGGHVGIVLAHVLPSCQVILIENKELSLIRAKKRSDELGLSNIWFIQANMEYFTGMFNIGTGTLFSSLQDPQCLKKCLTHGKYFKNSH
- the GSTCD gene encoding glutathione S-transferase C-terminal domain-containing protein isoform X2; the encoded protein is MKGIKKSLTEEYLYLDFSHQKEGCIFPLHTSVTLFLLSYCDCTVFKVFLVLPGESTGISLLKNVPSEGVEIQIISRQELPPIVQSCCLPAVVERPDNFCRAGLAVVLRHIIQKSYEADPSKKEILELLGFKKTCLKACAEVSQWTRLCELTVPLAVENFLKESFDQPPTIPAAILELEKKLSEPVRVHNDDKLRRQKLKQQKAAGVGPSLAKEKTKSKGHRQETSEEGDSSSASLELKVAFSKLTIHKEPASANREPSYVRKAKASDLPPLDHVFAEGLYFTLADIVLLPCIHHFLVIICRKLSGKLVEFPLVAAWYQRIQEVPRVQTAASQCGIQFISLPELQTTSSQQPPNLDEAPSAEEQNDPSFIGGPRPTMTKLMEKGIEVMFSPHPCPTWTLDWDTLPAAVSPKEGKMSSDRALRKQQQLNNLVYMVTNQAKPGDRIVDFCSGGGHVGIVLAHVLPSCQVILIENKELSLIRAKKRSDELGLSNIWFIQANMEYFTGMFNIGEHMILCRFADQTAVQLPPQRRLIGKQCMCLVDLDRARAAEEHGFSVQVISMEPESCSPKNNMIVGVPI